From the genome of Pseudomonadota bacterium, one region includes:
- the hutU gene encoding urocanate hydratase, whose translation MSSKTRVDTGRTIRAPRGNALNCKSWLTEAPFRMLQNNLDAEVAERPEELVVYGGIGKAARNWEAFDQILSTLKTLEDDESLCVQSGKPVGVFKTHVDAPRVLIANSNLVPAWATWEHFNALDKNDLMMYGQMTAGSWIYIGSQGIVQGTYETFVEAARQHFNGDAHGKWILTAGLGGMGGAQPLAATMAGFSCLAIECDQTRIDFRLGNRYLDTQAATVDEALKRIEQAHAEGKAISVGVLGNAAEVLPHMVKQGIRPDLVTDQTSAHDPVNGYLPVGWSVEQWHRERRDHPDKVAAAARASMAEHVKAMLAYHQQGIPTVDYGNNIRQEAKNEGVDNAFDFPGFVPAYIRPLFCRGIGPFRWVALSGDPEDIYKTDAKVKELMPNDKHLHNWLDMARERIDFQGLPARICWVGLGDRDRLGLAFNDMVKSGELSAPVVIGRDHLDSGSVTSPNRETEAMLDGSDAVSDWTMLNLMLSTAGGATWVSLHHGGGVGMGYSQHAGLVICCDGTDAAASRIKRVLWNDPASGVMRHADAGYDIARDCAREHKLNLPSLD comes from the coding sequence ATGTCCTCAAAAACTCGCGTCGATACCGGTCGCACCATCCGTGCTCCGCGCGGCAACGCACTCAATTGCAAAAGCTGGCTCACCGAAGCACCGTTTCGCATGTTGCAAAACAATCTGGACGCGGAGGTCGCCGAGCGCCCAGAGGAGCTTGTTGTGTATGGGGGTATCGGCAAAGCGGCGCGCAACTGGGAGGCGTTTGACCAAATCTTGTCGACCCTTAAAACGCTGGAGGACGACGAGAGTCTGTGCGTGCAGTCGGGCAAGCCGGTGGGCGTTTTCAAAACCCACGTGGACGCCCCCCGCGTGCTGATCGCCAATTCCAATCTCGTACCCGCCTGGGCGACATGGGAACATTTCAATGCGCTCGATAAAAACGACTTAATGATGTATGGCCAGATGACGGCGGGCAGTTGGATCTACATCGGCTCGCAGGGCATCGTGCAAGGCACGTATGAAACGTTCGTCGAGGCCGCCCGTCAGCATTTTAATGGCGATGCGCACGGTAAGTGGATTCTCACTGCAGGCCTGGGCGGTATGGGGGGTGCCCAACCGCTCGCCGCCACCATGGCCGGCTTCTCGTGTTTAGCGATTGAATGCGATCAAACCCGAATCGATTTTCGTTTAGGCAATCGCTATCTGGATACCCAGGCTGCAACGGTCGATGAGGCGTTGAAACGTATTGAACAGGCACACGCGGAAGGCAAAGCGATTTCGGTCGGCGTGCTGGGTAATGCGGCGGAAGTCTTGCCGCATATGGTCAAACAGGGTATTCGACCTGACCTGGTGACCGACCAAACCTCGGCGCACGATCCGGTCAATGGTTATTTACCGGTGGGCTGGTCTGTCGAGCAATGGCACCGTGAACGACGCGATCATCCAGACAAGGTGGCCGCTGCTGCGCGAGCATCGATGGCCGAGCATGTCAAAGCCATGCTGGCGTATCACCAGCAGGGTATTCCGACCGTGGATTACGGCAATAATATTCGGCAGGAGGCAAAAAACGAGGGCGTTGATAACGCGTTTGATTTCCCAGGTTTTGTGCCGGCGTACATTCGGCCACTGTTTTGCCGTGGTATCGGCCCGTTTCGCTGGGTTGCCCTGTCGGGCGATCCGGAAGATATTTATAAGACCGATGCCAAAGTGAAGGAGCTCATGCCAAACGACAAACACCTTCACAACTGGCTCGACATGGCCAGGGAGCGCATCGATTTCCAGGGATTGCCAGCGCGCATTTGTTGGGTAGGGCTCGGCGATCGCGATCGTTTGGGTCTGGCCTTTAACGACATGGTGAAGTCCGGTGAGCTCAGCGCGCCGGTTGTAATTGGTCGTGATCATCTCGATTCCGGTTCGGTCACTAGCCCAAACCGCGAGACCGAGGCGATGTTGGATGGCTCCGATGCGGTGTCCGATTGGACGATGCTCAATCTCATGTTGAGCACCGCTGGTGGCGCCACGTGGGTGTCCTTGCATCATGGTGGAGGGGTCGGCATGGGCTACTCCCAACACGCCGGGTTGGTGATCTGTTGTGACGGCACCGACGCGGCTGCATCGCGTATTAAACGAGTGCTGTGGAATGATCCCGCATCTGGCGTGATGCGTCATGCCGACGCCGGCTATGACATCGCGCGCGACTGTGCACGTGAGCATAAGCTGAATTTGCCCTCGCTCGACTGA
- a CDS encoding aminotransferase class I/II-fold pyridoxal phosphate-dependent enzyme has protein sequence MVYRFTDDYSEGAHPLILEALTASNAAQQSAYGDDAHSHNARRALQKHLDGDAAIHFVASGTLANAICIASCLRPHEAVIAAQSAHIAQHETGAIEATGHKIISVPTDDGKLTVAAVRTAVERNTFAPHMAKPRLVYLSNATELGTVYTGDELSALSQYCRQHNLLLMLDGARLGVALASTTLSLKAVAANVDLFWIGGTKCGALLGEAIVIPNSTLATDFAFHIKQRGGLLSKGRVLGVQFETLFEQSLYIELATTANAHAHRLSEGLIEKGYRLLIGTQSNQVFPILPNDLVSTLRQHFAFHTWQAGESETAIRLVTSWATDTDKIIAFLASVPTKR, from the coding sequence ATGGTGTACCGATTTACGGACGATTACAGTGAAGGTGCGCACCCCCTTATTCTCGAGGCGCTCACGGCGAGCAATGCCGCGCAACAGTCCGCGTACGGCGACGACGCGCATAGTCACAACGCGCGCCGCGCGCTGCAAAAACATCTTGATGGTGACGCGGCCATTCACTTTGTGGCCAGCGGCACGCTGGCCAATGCCATCTGCATCGCGAGCTGCTTGCGGCCTCACGAAGCGGTGATTGCCGCGCAGTCGGCGCACATCGCTCAACACGAAACCGGCGCGATCGAAGCCACTGGGCACAAGATCATCAGCGTGCCGACCGACGATGGCAAACTCACCGTCGCCGCGGTGCGCACGGCGGTAGAACGCAATACCTTCGCTCCGCATATGGCCAAACCCCGCCTCGTCTATCTCTCGAACGCGACGGAGCTCGGCACGGTTTATACCGGTGACGAATTAAGCGCGCTCAGTCAGTATTGTCGGCAGCACAATCTGCTGTTGATGCTCGATGGCGCGCGACTGGGCGTTGCGCTGGCCAGCACCACCCTCAGTCTTAAAGCGGTTGCCGCCAACGTTGATCTCTTTTGGATTGGCGGCACGAAATGCGGCGCGTTGCTGGGGGAGGCCATCGTGATCCCCAACTCGACGCTCGCCACCGACTTTGCCTTTCACATCAAACAACGCGGCGGGCTCCTATCAAAAGGGCGCGTATTGGGCGTGCAGTTTGAAACGCTATTCGAACAATCGTTGTACATTGAGCTTGCAACAACCGCCAACGCCCACGCGCATCGACTGTCGGAAGGGCTCATTGAAAAGGGTTATCGGTTGTTGATCGGCACGCAAAGTAATCAAGTCTTTCCGATTCTGCCCAATGACCTGGTGTCGACCCTTCGCCAGCACTTCGCCTTCCACACGTGGCAGGCCGGCGAGTCCGAAACCGCCATCCGGCTGGTCACCTCATGGGCCACCGACACCGACAAAATCATCGCGTTTCTCGCGAGCGTGCCGACTAAACGTTGA
- a CDS encoding formimidoylglutamate deiminase, with product MSIHAFEFALLPDGLARNVAIEIDDGRITRVTPNSAQTGAAGLALPGMANLHSHAHQRAMAGLAEHASGQSGVTDSFWTWRKIMYGFLDHFEPEHLYAVARQLYIEMLKVGYTRVAEFQYLHHQPDGTPYDERATMTLHTIDAARDAGIGITSLPVHYQFGGFNRQPVSEQQRRFFNLPDDYVQLVSQVDAQSTGNANCGIALHSLRAVDTQTFERIAGQLDVLDERPIHIHIAEQQKEVDDCLAWSGARPVEFLFDRFPVTSNWCLIHATHLDDRETTRLAKSGAVAGLCPTTEANLGDGLFNAVDYLHQEGAFGIGSDSHISVSPVEELRWLEYGQRLRHQGRNLLCAEASRHTGLRLYQAAASDGARACGHRAGVLAPGMQADMVVLDTQHPLLVERDPEAMLDSYVFSGNTNTITDVYVDGQKVIDQGHHRDEQDAAHRFRTTLTSLRSSL from the coding sequence ATGTCAATCCACGCGTTCGAATTCGCCCTGCTGCCGGACGGCCTGGCGCGCAACGTGGCCATCGAAATCGACGATGGCAGGATTACGCGCGTCACCCCAAATAGCGCACAAACCGGGGCCGCAGGATTGGCGCTGCCGGGCATGGCCAATCTCCACTCGCATGCACACCAACGCGCGATGGCGGGGCTCGCTGAACACGCCTCAGGCCAATCTGGTGTCACCGACAGTTTCTGGACGTGGCGAAAAATCATGTATGGTTTTCTCGATCACTTCGAACCCGAACACCTTTACGCCGTCGCGCGCCAGCTTTACATCGAGATGCTTAAAGTGGGCTATACGCGCGTCGCCGAATTTCAGTATCTGCACCATCAACCCGACGGCACGCCCTATGACGAACGGGCCACGATGACTTTGCACACCATCGACGCGGCGCGGGATGCCGGTATCGGCATCACGAGTCTGCCCGTGCACTATCAGTTTGGTGGTTTCAACCGACAACCCGTGAGCGAACAGCAGCGTCGCTTTTTTAATTTACCCGACGACTACGTACAGTTGGTGAGCCAAGTGGACGCTCAAAGCACGGGCAACGCCAACTGCGGCATCGCCCTCCATTCGCTACGCGCCGTTGATACTCAGACGTTCGAGCGTATCGCGGGGCAGCTCGATGTACTCGACGAGCGGCCGATTCACATTCATATCGCCGAACAGCAAAAAGAAGTCGACGATTGCCTGGCTTGGAGTGGCGCACGCCCGGTTGAATTCCTATTCGATCGTTTTCCAGTAACGTCCAACTGGTGTTTGATTCACGCCACGCACCTGGACGATCGAGAAACCACGCGTTTAGCCAAAAGCGGCGCGGTAGCGGGACTGTGTCCGACCACCGAAGCAAATCTAGGCGATGGATTGTTTAACGCCGTCGACTATCTCCATCAAGAAGGCGCATTTGGTATTGGTTCTGACAGCCATATCTCGGTATCCCCCGTCGAAGAGCTTCGGTGGTTGGAATATGGCCAGCGGTTGCGGCATCAAGGTCGCAACCTTTTGTGCGCCGAGGCAAGTCGTCACACCGGGCTACGCCTGTATCAAGCCGCCGCATCGGATGGCGCTCGCGCCTGCGGCCACCGGGCCGGCGTGCTGGCACCGGGTATGCAAGCCGATATGGTGGTGCTCGATACACAGCATCCGCTGCTGGTCGAGCGCGATCCAGAAGCAATGCTCGACAGCTATGTGTTTTCCGGCAATACCAACACGATTACAGACGTCTACGTCGATGGTCAGAAAGTCATTGACCAAGGCCATCATCGCGATGAGCAGGACGCTGCTCACCGATTTCGCACCACGCTGACTTCACTGCGATCCTCACTATGA
- the def gene encoding peptide deformylase: MAIREILQIGHPILAARAQEVDPASIQSPKVQGWITDMIDTMRDANGAGIAANQIGIPYRLFVIEIGDNPRYPYKPRVPLTVVINPDIRILSDEIFVSNEGCLSVPNIRGNVERYAEIRVNYYNRDGDAISETIRGYSACTWQHENDHLDGVLFPHRVTDPTSFSSWQVFKEFQEEDYARKVRALVERWGS, from the coding sequence ATGGCAATCCGCGAGATATTGCAGATCGGTCACCCTATTCTCGCCGCGCGCGCGCAGGAAGTGGATCCGGCGTCTATCCAATCGCCCAAAGTGCAGGGATGGATTACGGACATGATCGATACGATGCGCGATGCCAACGGTGCCGGTATTGCGGCGAACCAGATCGGCATTCCGTATCGCTTATTTGTCATTGAGATCGGTGATAACCCCCGATACCCGTATAAACCGCGGGTACCGCTGACGGTTGTGATCAATCCAGACATCCGTATTTTGAGTGATGAGATATTTGTGTCGAACGAAGGCTGCTTATCGGTGCCAAATATACGCGGCAATGTCGAGCGCTACGCAGAAATTCGTGTGAACTATTACAACCGTGACGGCGATGCGATCAGCGAGACGATTCGCGGCTATTCAGCCTGCACCTGGCAACACGAAAATGACCATCTCGACGGCGTTTTGTTTCCACATCGTGTAACCGACCCCACGTCGTTCAGCTCTTGGCAGGTCTTTAAGGAATTTCAAGAAGAAGACTACGCGCGCAAAGTGCGCGCCCTCGTTGAGCGCTGGGGAAGTTAG
- a CDS encoding SDR family oxidoreductase: MTQSTVLITGANRGIGLQFVNAFAQEQWSVIACCRDPQSASELSALSAQHEAVEVHALDVTDYSQMAALARQLDDTPIDILLSNAGIYGQRVSLDDVNLDAWRQVLEVNTLAPFALAQQFAPHVAASNKKLIALISSKVGSIADNSSGGGYAYRSSKTALNMVGKSLSIDLADRGISVVLMHPGWVQTDMGGPNALITVEQSVTQMMDTLKTAETRNGEYIDVDGRPIPW; this comes from the coding sequence ATGACGCAGTCGACCGTCTTGATCACCGGCGCCAATCGCGGCATCGGCCTGCAGTTTGTTAACGCTTTTGCTCAAGAGCAGTGGTCCGTCATCGCGTGTTGTCGCGACCCTCAGAGCGCGTCCGAACTATCCGCGCTGAGTGCGCAGCACGAGGCGGTCGAGGTGCATGCCTTGGACGTGACGGATTACTCACAGATGGCCGCGCTTGCGCGTCAGCTTGATGACACGCCGATCGATATTCTGCTGAGCAATGCCGGTATATACGGACAACGCGTGTCGCTCGACGATGTTAATCTCGACGCGTGGCGTCAGGTGCTGGAGGTGAATACGCTCGCGCCGTTCGCACTGGCGCAACAGTTTGCTCCCCACGTGGCCGCCAGCAACAAGAAACTCATCGCTCTGATCAGCAGCAAAGTCGGTAGCATTGCGGACAACAGCAGCGGCGGCGGCTACGCGTATCGAAGCTCCAAAACCGCGCTCAATATGGTTGGCAAAAGTCTGTCGATTGATCTGGCCGATCGCGGCATCAGCGTGGTGCTCATGCACCCGGGATGGGTACAGACCGATATGGGTGGTCCGAATGCGCTGATTACGGTCGAACAAAGCGTGACGCAAATGATGGACACATTAAAAACAGCGGAAACGCGAAATGGCGAGTATATCGATGTCGATGGGCGCCCTATCCCCTGGTAG
- a CDS encoding phytanoyl-CoA dioxygenase family protein, which yields MSTVYEQHGYRLHKALFAPSELAPVHAVLTRFHAAWLEDNADFYASRAINSANLTATRYLDDEARMTLFRFVGSQAVRDVVLDVLPQGAMFINTQLFFDPANASLDNYWHRDSQYNETSIDAQKRALKEHDPLHLRIAFKPERGISLVPGTHRRWDTDHEFDVRMGRNGCAVHDDLDDAVDVALEPGDGLLFSAAMIHRGLYGGDRLAFDLLFSNIDPTFASFVDPDCLPSAAQLVDLDWPAPFAATRDLIEGC from the coding sequence ATGAGCACAGTCTACGAACAGCATGGCTATCGGTTGCATAAGGCGTTATTCGCGCCTTCTGAACTCGCCCCCGTGCACGCGGTACTCACGCGCTTTCACGCCGCCTGGCTTGAAGACAACGCCGATTTCTATGCGTCGCGTGCCATCAACAGCGCCAACTTAACGGCGACGCGCTACCTCGATGACGAGGCACGCATGACGCTGTTTCGCTTTGTGGGTAGCCAAGCGGTTCGCGATGTCGTGCTAGATGTATTGCCTCAAGGCGCGATGTTTATCAACACGCAGCTTTTCTTTGATCCAGCCAATGCCTCGCTCGACAACTATTGGCACCGTGACAGTCAATACAACGAGACGAGCATCGACGCCCAAAAGCGGGCGCTCAAGGAGCACGATCCGCTGCATCTGCGCATCGCATTTAAACCGGAGCGCGGCATCTCTTTAGTGCCGGGGACCCACCGCCGATGGGACACCGATCACGAGTTTGACGTGCGCATGGGGCGCAACGGCTGTGCGGTGCACGACGACCTCGATGACGCTGTCGATGTGGCGCTCGAACCCGGTGACGGTCTGTTGTTTTCGGCGGCGATGATTCATCGCGGACTGTATGGAGGCGACCGCTTGGCGTTTGATCTGTTGTTTAGCAACATTGATCCAACCTTCGCGTCGTTTGTTGACCCTGATTGCTTGCCGAGCGCCGCGCAGCTCGTTGATCTAGACTGGCCGGCGCCCTTTGCCGCAACCCGAGATCTAATCGAGGGTTGTTGA
- the hutH gene encoding histidine ammonia-lyase, which produces MNTLILQPGKLTLVDLRRAYFSRHTVQLADDAWNAIDRAQRVVHQKVEGGDIVYGVNTGFGRLAQQHIDKDQLTELQHNLLLSHATGVGEFLDAATVRLILLLKLNGLARGVSGVRRKVIELLLNLHNQNLLPAIPEKGSVGASGDLAPLAHMSLPIIGQGKVFENGSLVDSQAALASAGLSPIELAAKEGLALLNGTQVSTALALKGLFEAEQNINAAFVAGSLTVEAALGSRTPFDPRIQAVRGQPGQIEAARIYRQLLAESQIGLSHEGCAKVQDPYSLRCQPQVMGACLEQLSHAATTIEIEANAVSDNPLIFTDEGDILSGGNFHAQPIAFAADNIALAIAEIGAMSERRMALLLDANMSSLPAFLVKDAGVNSGFMIAQVTSAALASENKSLAHPASVDSLPTSANQEDHVSMATFAARRLTDMNLNTRYVVAVEILASCQGIELRRPLRSNDTLETYWQKVREVAAYWDHDRYFQPDLEAIADLISNNTFGDWANGYIQR; this is translated from the coding sequence ATGAATACGCTCATCTTACAGCCCGGCAAACTGACGCTTGTCGACTTGCGTCGCGCCTATTTCAGTCGCCACACGGTTCAACTTGCTGACGACGCCTGGAACGCGATCGATCGGGCGCAACGCGTCGTGCATCAAAAAGTGGAAGGCGGCGATATCGTCTATGGCGTCAACACCGGCTTTGGTCGCCTGGCGCAACAACACATCGACAAAGATCAACTCACGGAGCTGCAGCATAATCTGTTGTTGTCGCATGCGACCGGCGTCGGTGAGTTTCTCGATGCGGCCACCGTACGCCTTATATTATTGCTCAAACTCAACGGCCTGGCTCGAGGCGTGTCGGGTGTGCGCCGTAAGGTGATTGAGCTGTTACTCAATCTGCACAACCAAAATTTGCTGCCCGCCATTCCGGAAAAAGGATCTGTCGGCGCGTCCGGTGACCTGGCGCCACTCGCCCACATGAGCCTGCCGATTATCGGCCAGGGCAAAGTGTTTGAAAACGGATCGCTGGTCGACAGTCAGGCAGCTCTAGCCAGCGCCGGCTTGTCCCCCATCGAGCTCGCCGCCAAAGAGGGCTTGGCCCTGTTAAACGGTACGCAAGTGTCCACGGCGCTCGCTCTCAAGGGCTTATTTGAAGCCGAACAAAACATCAACGCGGCGTTTGTCGCCGGCAGTTTAACGGTCGAAGCGGCGCTGGGTAGCCGCACACCATTTGATCCGCGCATTCAGGCCGTGCGCGGCCAGCCCGGTCAGATTGAGGCTGCCCGCATCTATCGCCAGTTGCTCGCCGAGAGCCAAATCGGATTGAGTCATGAAGGGTGCGCAAAGGTGCAGGACCCCTACTCCCTACGGTGTCAGCCCCAGGTCATGGGTGCCTGCCTGGAGCAGTTGAGCCATGCAGCCACGACCATCGAAATCGAAGCCAATGCGGTGTCCGATAACCCGTTGATCTTCACCGATGAGGGCGACATTTTGTCTGGTGGCAATTTCCATGCGCAACCCATCGCGTTTGCCGCTGACAATATCGCGCTTGCCATTGCCGAAATTGGCGCAATGTCTGAGCGCCGTATGGCGCTACTACTCGATGCCAACATGAGCAGCTTGCCAGCATTTCTTGTGAAAGATGCGGGCGTTAACAGTGGGTTTATGATTGCACAGGTCACTTCCGCAGCCTTGGCGAGTGAGAACAAGAGTCTTGCCCATCCGGCGAGCGTCGATAGCCTACCCACATCGGCCAATCAAGAAGACCATGTGAGTATGGCCACCTTCGCGGCACGGCGACTCACGGATATGAACCTCAATACACGTTATGTTGTGGCCGTTGAAATTCTTGCGAGCTGCCAAGGCATTGAGCTTCGGCGACCTCTGCGTTCCAACGACACATTGGAAACGTATTGGCAAAAAGTCCGCGAAGTCGCGGCGTATTGGGATCACGATCGCTACTTTCAGCCGGATCTAGAGGCGATTGCTGATCTTATATCAAACAACACCTTTGGCGATTGGGCGAACGGCTATATTCAAAGATGA
- the hutI gene encoding imidazolonepropionase, translated as MKSPAKPHTPRANMLLYNAKIATMVQSPSAYGLIRDGAIAFQNERIAWIGHNDAVPDSIDCDLRIDCRGKLITPGLVDCHTHLVYGDNRAREFEQRLNGASYADIAKAGGGIISTVNATREASDEHLFDLAAARLKQFMRQGVTTIEIKSGYGLDTGTELKMLRVARKLGDTFPVDVVTTFLGAHAIPPEYQDRSDDYITLVCNDMLPAVARHNLADCVDAFCENIAFSREQVERVFKAARAHNLPVKLHAEQLSNQRGAAMAARHNALSVDHLEYLSVEDVAVLAANNTVAVLSPGAFYFLNETQLPPLDAFRANGVPIALASDHNPGSSPMLSFSLVLNMGCVLFGLTPEEALTGVTRHAAQALGLADEVGTLAVGKRANIALWDTDHPADLSYAIGGDLCLGAYYNGRFNSW; from the coding sequence ATGAAATCCCCGGCAAAACCGCACACGCCAAGGGCAAACATGCTGCTCTACAACGCGAAAATTGCCACCATGGTGCAATCGCCCTCCGCCTATGGGCTCATACGAGATGGCGCCATTGCCTTTCAGAATGAGCGCATCGCTTGGATCGGTCACAACGACGCCGTGCCGGACTCAATTGACTGCGATCTGCGTATCGACTGTCGCGGCAAACTCATCACCCCCGGACTGGTCGATTGCCATACGCATCTTGTATACGGCGACAATCGCGCGCGTGAGTTTGAACAACGCCTAAACGGCGCAAGCTACGCCGACATCGCAAAGGCCGGAGGTGGCATCATCTCCACCGTGAATGCCACGCGAGAAGCGAGCGATGAGCATCTGTTTGACCTGGCCGCAGCACGCCTCAAACAATTCATGCGCCAGGGCGTGACCACCATCGAAATTAAGTCCGGTTACGGACTCGATACCGGAACGGAACTCAAGATGCTGCGCGTCGCGCGAAAACTTGGAGATACGTTTCCAGTCGACGTTGTGACCACGTTTCTAGGCGCGCACGCCATTCCGCCGGAGTATCAGGATCGTTCCGACGACTACATTACGCTTGTCTGCAACGACATGCTGCCTGCCGTAGCCCGGCACAACCTCGCCGATTGCGTTGACGCCTTTTGCGAGAACATCGCGTTCTCGCGCGAACAAGTCGAACGTGTGTTTAAGGCAGCCCGAGCGCACAACCTGCCCGTGAAACTCCATGCCGAACAGCTTAGCAATCAACGCGGTGCCGCGATGGCCGCACGTCATAACGCGCTCTCAGTCGACCATCTGGAGTACTTGTCAGTCGAAGACGTCGCCGTGCTCGCTGCGAACAACACCGTGGCCGTACTGTCGCCCGGCGCGTTCTATTTTCTTAACGAAACGCAGCTGCCTCCGCTCGACGCCTTTCGGGCAAACGGCGTACCGATTGCGCTGGCAAGCGATCATAATCCCGGTAGCTCACCGATGCTGTCGTTCTCGCTGGTGCTCAATATGGGGTGCGTGTTATTCGGCTTAACACCAGAAGAAGCACTGACCGGCGTCACACGCCATGCCGCCCAAGCGTTAGGACTCGCCGACGAGGTCGGCACGCTTGCCGTGGGCAAACGTGCCAATATCGCGCTATGGGACACCGACCACCCAGCCGATCTCAGCTACGCCATCGGTGGCGACCTGTGTCTGGGGGCGTATTACAACGGTCGGTTCAATTCCTGGTAG
- a CDS encoding FAD-binding domain-containing protein: MSAVQIVWFKRDLRSADHAALTAAAARGPVLPLFVVEPDYWQLPDVSARHYAFLGECLTSLRNDLARRGQPLIVRVGPVEVVLERARRRFGAIVLWSHEETGNAWTYERDKRVAHWSTSHGVVWHECRQNGVVRRLGSRDGWASRWDAFIQQPIHDPPHSLPPVSGIEPGDLPSPSDLELAPDICPERQRGGREHGLDCLHSFLHERGQWYRQAMSSPLGGAQQCSRISPHLAWGTLSIREVYHAVQARREALKSMNTKGWRPSLKSYTSRLHWRDHFVQKLEDQPNIERRHIHRAYDAMRTAEPPATTLHAWRHGETGLPFVDACMRSLQATGWINFRMRAMLMAVASYHLWLDWRKPGEHLARVFTDYEPGIHWPQVQMQSGTTGINTIRIYNPIKQGNDQDPTGEFVRTWIPALARVPDAFIHEPWRWSEASSLLEKTYPLPIVDHMEAARAARQKLWAVRDSDRFKDQAHSIVRKHASRKSGRGRARNVRPKAVSLPQLKLDLD, encoded by the coding sequence ATGAGCGCCGTTCAAATTGTGTGGTTTAAGCGAGATCTGCGCTCAGCCGATCATGCGGCATTGACGGCGGCGGCCGCGCGCGGCCCGGTGTTGCCGCTGTTTGTCGTTGAGCCCGACTACTGGCAGCTGCCCGATGTCTCGGCACGCCACTATGCGTTTTTAGGTGAATGCCTGACGTCTTTGCGGAATGATCTGGCGCGGCGAGGACAACCACTCATCGTGCGAGTGGGTCCCGTCGAGGTGGTATTGGAGCGGGCGCGCCGACGATTTGGCGCAATCGTACTCTGGTCTCACGAGGAAACCGGCAACGCATGGACCTACGAGCGCGACAAACGCGTGGCGCACTGGTCCACCTCACACGGTGTTGTTTGGCATGAATGCCGACAAAACGGCGTCGTACGGAGGCTGGGATCACGCGATGGCTGGGCGTCCCGTTGGGACGCGTTCATTCAACAACCGATACATGATCCCCCGCATTCTCTGCCACCGGTCTCCGGCATCGAACCGGGAGACCTGCCCAGCCCATCGGACTTAGAGCTGGCGCCCGACATCTGCCCGGAGCGTCAACGCGGCGGTCGCGAGCACGGCCTTGACTGCCTCCATTCCTTTTTGCATGAGCGTGGGCAGTGGTATCGCCAGGCGATGTCCAGTCCGCTTGGCGGTGCTCAGCAATGCTCGCGAATCAGTCCGCACCTTGCCTGGGGCACGCTATCGATTCGCGAGGTGTACCACGCGGTGCAAGCTCGACGAGAAGCTCTGAAGTCTATGAACACGAAGGGCTGGCGTCCATCACTCAAGTCGTACACATCGCGGCTACACTGGCGCGATCACTTCGTTCAAAAACTTGAAGATCAACCCAATATCGAGCGGCGTCATATACATCGAGCCTACGATGCAATGCGCACAGCGGAACCGCCCGCCACCACGCTTCATGCATGGCGCCACGGCGAAACAGGGCTACCCTTTGTCGACGCCTGCATGCGATCGCTGCAGGCCACCGGTTGGATAAATTTTCGCATGCGCGCCATGCTCATGGCGGTCGCAAGCTACCACCTGTGGCTCGACTGGCGTAAACCCGGAGAGCACCTCGCACGAGTCTTCACCGACTACGAACCCGGTATTCACTGGCCGCAAGTACAAATGCAGTCGGGCACTACCGGTATCAATACCATTCGCATTTACAATCCGATCAAACAGGGCAACGACCAGGATCCAACCGGTGAATTCGTGCGGACATGGATTCCAGCTCTGGCGAGAGTGCCAGATGCGTTCATCCATGAACCGTGGCGCTGGTCCGAGGCATCATCCCTACTCGAAAAGACTTACCCGCTCCCCATTGTTGATCATATGGAAGCGGCCAGAGCCGCGCGGCAAAAACTCTGGGCCGTGCGAGACTCCGATCGCTTCAAAGATCAAGCACACTCGATTGTGCGAAAACACGCGAGCCGAAAGAGCGGACGCGGACGCGCGCGAAACGTCCGGCCAAAGGCGGTGTCACTGCCGCAGCTCAAGCTCGACTTGGATTGA